In Populus trichocarpa isolate Nisqually-1 chromosome 7, P.trichocarpa_v4.1, whole genome shotgun sequence, the following proteins share a genomic window:
- the LOC7485071 gene encoding cell wall / vacuolar inhibitor of fructosidase 2 has translation MRSKIFTFLLLSLVFPHYMFHQPLIFVNGDMKLIQETCKNTKYYDLCVSSLKTNATSTKTDTKGLALIMIGVGMANATATSSYLSSQLLSTAPNDPTMKKVLRECADKYGYAANALQDSVQDLATESYDYAYMHVMGASDYPNACRNAFRRYPGLAYPSELARREDGLKHICDVVLGMIDHLGL, from the coding sequence ATGCGGTCAAAAATTTTCACGTTCCTTCTTCTCTCCCTGGTTTTCCCTCACTACATGTTTCACCAaccattaatttttgttaatggaGACATGAAACTGATCCAGGAAACTTGCAAGAACACCAAGTATTACGACCTTTGTGTCTCATCTCTCAAAACTAATGCCACAAGCACAAAAACTGACACCAAAGGTCTTGCACTTATCATGATTGGTGTTGGAATGGCTAATGCCACGGCCACATCATCTTATTTATCATCTCAATTGCTTAGCACTGCACCAAATGACCCTACCATGAAGAAGGTACTGAGAGAATGTGCAGACAAGTACGGTTATGCTGCTAATGCTCTTCAAGATTCAGTTCAAGATCTGGCCACAGAGTCATATGACTATGCTTATATGCATGTCATGGGAGCCTCGGATTATCCAAATGCTTGCCGTAATGCATTTAGAAGGTACCCTGGACTGGCTTATCCATCCGAGCTTGCACGTAGAGAGGATGGTTTGAAGCATATCTGCGATGTGGTCCTGGGGATGATTGATCATCTTGGTTTGTGA